GCACCTTTGCAGTGCAGTACAGCAAAATCAACAAATATGTTCATGAAAGTCCTATACATTGTCTACTCTTTCAAAGCATATTAAAGTTCAAAGGAAAGTGAGAACAAAGCCATACTTGAGCCAATCAACCGACATATTTGCAAAGCTCAACTTGGCGCAGTACAACATATTTGGAGCGCCTAGTGATCATTACAAGGAAGATTAAAAACACTAGCAGGTCTCCGAATTGCACGTTTAGAACACCTATGACGAATGGCAAGCTTCTGATCCTTTCATTAAAGCTCAGACGACGTATCGCCTCGAGATTTCTCGCAGTTCTGCGGTGTCATAAGTCATCTCCCTCTCTGAAGTTTTCGGAAAGCACCAATCTGTTATGTTATCCCGATAGCGCGCAACCCAAGCATCTCCTCGGTATATAACATATCTTGAGCCATGTAAGCAAATTCTTCAGCTTCAGCTTCAGCCACCTTCAGTTGAGCCCATCTTAGCACACATGGCACTAGGTGCAGAGTTTGACTGTGCATGCCACTGTCTGTGCCCAATACCTGAGCCGAGCTTTCACTTCGTCGGGATCATCACCTGCAAAGCCAGTAGTAACTGATCAGCCATGAGCAGCATGCCATTTGTTAatcacaaagaaagatagggtaTCATCGTAAATGAATAGCAAATCAAACACAGCTCTAGATGCTTCGCACTGCTGGTTTTGTATGAAGATATAACGATATACTCAAGCTATAAAGATTAGCATTTTTTTAAATTTGCAAATTCTTATTTTTAGGGGTAATTATGTGTTGGAGATAGGACACAGATTTTCTGTGGGGGCTGTTGCTTTGCTTTGTTGTGAAGCTTGTCTTGGAGTTCCCTTTCTCTTTCTGTTTTATGATGCAACTGGGGATGTGACTTGAGTGGGGATCTCCCTcaggcaaatttgacaaatttaaCCTGTGGACAAAATCAAATCGcagaatgaactgtccgtgaTACTATTTCATGCGtctgacctttttgtgtgacgcccgacacgaaggcgccacactacactatGCAACGCCTCatagataggcgctacacgcctggccagcgttgcaccccagaccgcctaaaaattgctaagtcattgtgcagagcctaagagctaggcgctgcactgtatagcgtggcgcctagctctcaggcgctgcactagtggttgcactacaaaatgaagcaaccactagtgcaacgcctagaagctaggcgatacactgtatagtgtggcgcctagctttcaggcgctgcacactgacttagtgATTTTCGGATCACACGGGTGCAACGCTGGCCAGGCGTCACAaaaaaaggtcagccgcgtgaaatagctTCACGGGcggttcattctgtgatttgatttcgtccataggtcaaatttgtcaatttTGCCTCTCCCTCACTCATGATTTCTGTTTTATAAAACTTTTACCGCTCCATGGTTCATCAACCAAAAAAGAAACAGAGAGAGAAAATCAACTCTCTGATGATCTGATCCCTACAATAAAAGGCAAAACATGAAAGCATAAACAGAGAGTTCGCGCCAAAATAGCAGAGAAAACATTGCCATCTTCGCGTCGTCCCGAAACGATTGTAGCGAAATCGAAACAAACGTGCACGGAGAACAAGTCTTACCAGGGCCGGAGATCCTCCAGTCCGGGATGGgcgtggccgccgccgccgcggcgggCTCCAGCTGCCCGACCAGAGTCCTCTGCTCGTCGAGGAACCTCCGCGTCATGGAGTAGCAGAGCTCCAGGCCGGGGAGCGTCCCGCGGAGGCCCGGGATCTCATGGTAGGAGAAGCCGAAGCCGAGGTCGAGGCAGGCCTTGAGCTCCTCCAGGTCCTCCTCCGTCAGGCTCCTCGTCCTCCCCACCGCCGCACCGCCACTGCCACTACCAGAGGCAGCGTCTACCTCGAGCATGACGCACCTGCCGGTCCGCCGCCTCCGGGGCTGCCGGccgttgctgctgctgcttctggTGGTGGCGGGGTTGGCGCCGTCGGACGCCGGCAGCTGCGGCTGCGAGGAGAAGTAGGAGGTGGACGAGATGGTCGCCATGTTCTCCTTGTCTTTCGCTTGAGACGTTTGTGAGTTTGTCTGCTTTTGCTTCTTGGTCGGTTTTAGAGTTGGCTTGGGCCGTGGCTTATTTATAGAGGCAGGGCAAAGAGAGAAACTGATTCTGTTTTAGCCATGCCATGCGCAAGGGCTTAGCTGGGCGCGTGCTTAATAAACAATGTGTCAACCAACACCATGTTCCATCGTACTACTTCAGTGTGGCGGCCAACATTTCGTGTTAGTAATGACGGAGTAAATGTCACTCTCCTCCTGCTGCCGGTGGTGGCGGTGTCGGTATTGCGTTGTCCAGCTACGGGACAGGATCAGGCCCAGATTGTTGGATGGATCAGGACCGGAAATTGCGTGCACTAGGACGGCATGCATGGCAGGGACCGTGTTCTCGTGCGTACGGTACGTGGCCACTCCGTTAAGTAACCACCACTAGAACCCTAAAGAAAACACAACTCGAACTCCTCTGCCGCCGCATGTGCCCTCAGCAACATCGTGATCACTCCCAGCCAGCGCGACAAGTTTCTGCAGCTGGCCTGGC
The Aegilops tauschii subsp. strangulata cultivar AL8/78 chromosome 3, Aet v6.0, whole genome shotgun sequence genome window above contains:
- the LOC109767945 gene encoding uncharacterized protein translates to MATISSTSYFSSQPQLPASDGANPATTRSSSSNGRQPRRRRTGRCVMLEVDAASGSGSGGAAVGRTRSLTEEDLEELKACLDLGFGFSYHEIPGLRGTLPGLELCYSMTRRFLDEQRTLVGQLEPAAAAAATPIPDWRISGPGDDPDEVKARLRYWAQTVACTVKLCT